Proteins from one Megalopta genalis isolate 19385.01 chromosome 1, iyMegGena1_principal, whole genome shotgun sequence genomic window:
- the Ciao1 gene encoding cytosolic iron-sulfur assembly component 1 isoform X1: protein MGTLELKQTLSGHRGRVWNVCWHPKGSCFASCGEDKTIIIWGLQDSKWAIKTILTEGHTRTIREIAWSPCGSYIASASFDATIAIWDKQSGQFECNATLEGHENEIKSVSWSSSGQLLATCSRDKSVWIWEVTNGDYECAAVINAHTQDVKKVRWHPNEEIVASASYDNTIKLFKEDVADSDWTCIATLSSHTSTVWSLAWDKTGNRIATCSDDQTVKIWQEYKPGNDPGIVTTSNEPVWKCVCTLSGYHTRTIYDIDWCRTTGLLVTACGDDIIRIFKEDSDSDPHQPSFTMVCTMDTAHTQDVNCVQWDPTVPGQLVSASDDGLVKMWFYNE from the exons ATGGGTACATTGGAATTAAAACAAACTTTGAGTGGTCATAGAGGAAGGGTGTGGAATGTTTGTTGGCATCCAAAAGGTTCATGTTTTGCGTCTTGCGGTGAAGATAAAACTATCATAATTTGGGGATTACAAGATTCAAAGTGGGCTATAAAAACCATCCTCACTGAAGGACATACGAGAACTATTAGAGAAATAGCATGGTCCCCCTGTGGAAGTTATATAGCGTCTGCTAGTTTTGATGCTACTATTGCTATATGGGATAAACAGTCGGGTCAATTCGAATGTAATGCTACATTAGAAGGTCACGAGAATGAAATTAAAAGTGTTAGTTGGTCTTCTAGTGGACAACTGTTGGCTACTTGTAGCAGAGATAAATCAGTTTGGATATGGGAAGTGACTAATGGTGATTACGAATGTGCTGCCGTCATTAATGCTCATACTCAAGATGTGAAAAAG GTCAGGTGGCATCCTAATGAAGAAATTGTTGCATCAGCTAGTTATGACAATACAATAAAGTTATTCAAAGAAGATGTAGCAGATAGTGACTGGACATGCATAGCAACACTGTCGTCTCACACGTCGACAGTTTGGAGTCTTGCATGGGATAAAACTGGAAATAGGATAGCAACTTGCAGTGATGATCAGACAGTGAAGATATGGCAAGAATATAAACCTGGTAATGACCCAGGAATTGTTACAACAAGCAATGAACCAGTTTGGAAATGTGTGTGTACATTATCTGGTTATCATACAAGAACAATTTATGATATTGATTGGTGTAGAACAACCGGTTTATTAGTGACTGCATGTGGTGATGACATTATTAGAATATTCAAGGAGGATAGTGACTCCGATCCTCATCAACCATCTTTTACAATGGTTTGTACAATGGATACTGCTCATACACAGGATGTGAATTGCGTACAATGGGATCCTACAGTTCCTGGACAACTTGTATCAGCCAGCGATGACGGCTTAGTGAAAATGTGGTTTTATAATGAATAG
- the TfIIB gene encoding transcription factor IIB, translating into MASSSRHETNKVCCYSHPDAPLIEDYRAGDQICSECGLVVGDRVIDVGSEWRTFSNEKAGVDPSRVGGPENPLLNGSDLSTMIGPGTGAASFDAFGASKYQNRRTMSSSDRALINAFREINGMADRINLPKTIVDRANNLFKQVHDGKNLKGRSNDAIASACLYIACRQEGVPRTFKEICAVSKISKKEIGRCFKLILKALETSVDLITTGDFMSRFCSNLGLPNMVQRAATHIARKAVEIDIVPGRSPISVAAAAIYMASQASEDKRSQKEIGDIAGVADVTIRQSYKLMYPHAGKLFPEDFRFATPIDQLPQM; encoded by the exons ATGGCAAGTTCGTCAAG ACATGAAACAAACAAAGTTTGTTGTTATTCACATCCAGATGCACCACTGATTGAAGATTATCGTGCAGGTGATCAAATTTGTTCGGAGTGTGGCTTAGTTGTAGGAGAtag GGTAATAGATGTCGGTTCAGAGTGGAGAACGTTTAGTAATGAAAAAGCGGGAGTTGACCCATCTCGTGTGGGTGGACCAGAAAATCCACTTCTTAATGGTTCAGATTTATCCACCATGATTGGCCCTGGAACTGGTGCAGCATCTTTTGATGCTTTTGGTGCTTCAAAATACCAGAATAGACGTACA ATGAGCAGTTCTGACAGAGCACTGATTAATGCTTTTCGTGAAATTAATGGAATGGCTGACCGCATTAATTTGCCCAAAACTATTGTTGATAGAGCTAATAACTTATTTAAACAAGTGCACGATGGTAAAAACTTAAAAGGTCGTTCCAATGATGCAATAGCTTCAGCTTGTTTGTACATTGCCTGTAGACAAGAAGGTGTACCTCGTACTTTCAAAGAAATTTGTGCAGTCAGTAAAATCAGTAAAAAAGAAATTGGAAGATGTTTCAAACTGATTCTAAAAGCACTTGAAACCAGCGTGGATCTTATCACTACAGGAGACTTTATGTCCAGGTTTTGTTCTAATTTGGGTCTTCCTAATATGGTGCAACGTGCTGCCACACATATTGCAAGAAAAGCAGTAGAAATtgatattgtacctggaaggtcACCTATTTCTGTAGCAGCTGCTGCGATATACATGGCGTCAcag GCTTCGGAAGATAAAAGATCTCAAAAAGAAATTGGTGATATTGCTGGTGTAGCTGATGTCACAATCAGACAGTCTTATAAGTTAATGTATCCTCATGCAGGGAAATTGTTCCCAGAGGATTTCAGATTTGCGACTCCTATCGATCAGTTGCCGCAAATGTAA
- the Sec8 gene encoding exocyst complex component secretory 8, translating into MNSVPPTKPPRGIKPTKETSGLLISVIRALSASETNEQREIEKAKLEKEYKKSDQRLDELVSLHDQDLAQVMQIFSALSEKVTASREKIHAVKENLNACKQLLRCKREELLNLWLEGIEHKHVLHLLKDVTPDSCTRMLPLTDTDALSVSTQYNATSD; encoded by the exons atgAATTCAGTACCTCCTACCAAACCTCCAAGAGGTATCAAACCAACAAAGGAAACG AGTGGTTTATTGATTTCTGTAATTCGTGCTTTATCAGCAAGTGAAACTAATGAGCagcgagaaatagagaaagcTAAACTTGAGAAAGAGTATAAGAAAAGTGATCAACGACTTGATGAGTTGGTCTCATTACACGATCAAGATCTGGCACAAGTTATGCAA ATATTTAGTGCCTTGTCAGAAAAAGTAACAGCTTCGAGAGAAAAAATTCATGCAGTCAAAGAAAACTTGAACGCCTGTAAACAATTGTTGAGGTGTAAACGAGAAGAGTTATTAAATTTGTGGTTGGAGGGAATTGAACACAAGCATGTACTACACCTTTTAAAAGATGT TACACCTGATTCTTGTACCAGAATGTTACCTTTAACTGATACAGACGCATTATCCGTGTCTACACAATATAATGCTACGTCAGACTAA
- the Ciao1 gene encoding cytosolic iron-sulfur assembly component 1 isoform X2, whose product MFRHLIGLGKSCKTLASHYKLLHTMGEIKPSIAGVPLTQVVDALNGYAELSLAASWDNVGLLIEPTDPKLVFHILLTNDLTEDVMQEAINLKSDMIITYHPLIFAPMKSVTTRSWKEKIVAKCLENKIAVYSPHTSFDSVKGGVNDWLASSFHSVLESSKPIEANSGNKEYGFGRLCTLKKQISIEEAVELVKKRTGLSHVRLARARQTNGFINTIALCAGSGATVLKDIPADLYLTGEMLHHDVLDAVHKGVNVILTNHSDSERGFLSSFSRTLLELLNGSVVVSVSKADADPLTTV is encoded by the exons ATGTTTAGGCATCTCATTGGACTGGGCAAAAGTTGCAAAACATTAGCTTCTCATTATAAATTGCTACATACGATGGGTGAGATAAAGCCTAGCATAGCTGGTGTTCCACTGACACAAGTTGTGGATGCATTGAATGGATATGCTGAGCTATCGCTTGCAGCATCTTGGGATAATGTAGGATTGCTCATTGAACCTACAGATCCAAAATTGGTATTTCATATTCTTCTAACGAACGATCTAACCGAAGATGTTATGCAAGAAGCCATAAACTTGAAGAGTGATATGATAATCACTTATCATCCGCTAATATTTGCACCTATGAAGTCTGTAACAACTCGTTCATGGAAG GAAAAAATCGTGGCCAAATGCTTGGAGAATAAAATTGCTGTGTACTCACCACACACCTCTTTTGATTCAGTAAAAGGCGGTGTGAATGACTGGTTGGCTTCATCATTTCATAGTG TACTTGAAAGCAGCAAGCCGATAGAAGCAAATAGTGGTAATAAGGAGTATGGCTTTGGAAGATTATGCActttaaagaaacaaatttctATTGAAGAAGCTGTGGAGTTAGTAAAGAAACGTACTGGCCTAAGTCACGTTAGATTGGCCCGGGCTCGTCAGACaa ATGGTTTCATCAACACTATCGCGCTTTGTGCTGGATCCGGAGCAACTGTCTTAAAAGACATTCCTGCAGATTTGTATCTCACGGGGGAAATGCTGCACCACGACGTTCTCGACGCTGTCCACAAGGGAGTCAATGTGATATTAACAAACCATTCTGATTCCGAACGCGGATTCTTGAGCTCGTTTTCACGTACCTTGCTGGAACTGTTAAACGGATCTGTCGTGGTGAGCGTATCCAAAGCCGATGCTGATCCGCTGACAACTGTCTAA